One window from the genome of Ideonella sp. WA131b encodes:
- the fdnG gene encoding formate dehydrogenase-N subunit alpha, protein MDMNRRSFLRVSGAGLVGSSLVALGFSPTAALAETRSFKLARTTETRSTCPYCSVSCGLVMYTLGDKAKNVKSTIIHIEGDPDHPVNRGTLCPKGAGVMDMIQSKNRVLYPQVREAGAADWKRLSWEDALTRVAKHMKADRDANLVKTVEKDGKSVTVNRWNTTALLVSSASSNESGYITVKTARGLGMVALDTQARIUHAPTVSSLGPTFGRGAMTNSWNDIKNTDLVLIMGGNAAEAHPCGFKWVTEAMQTRKAKLIVVDPRFTRSAAVADVYAPIRVGTDIAFLAGVINYLLSNNKIHLDYAKLNTDITFLVKPEYKYDNGFFSGYDETKRSYNKASWGYQVGEDGFVKVDDSLQDPLCVYQQMKKHFSRYTPELVSSITGTPKDQFLKIAQMLGETSAVDKVMTICYALGWTQHTVGSQNIRTMAMIQLLLGNMGRPGGGVNALRGHANVQGITDMCAYSEVLSGYLSAPTDADVDRETYLTARTGKPLRPGQMAFTQNFPKWHTSLMKAYYGDKATADNQFAYDWIPKRDTAYDIMAIFERMHQGKVNGFLVQGFNPLAAVPNKKKLSAAMAKLKYLVVMDPLETETSEFWKNFGPLNDVDPAKIATEVFRFPTSCFAEETGTFTNSSRVINWKEKAVDPPGEAKTDSEIMARLFVKLRGMYAKDGGTLPEPIAALAWPYINANVPQPGEVLREINGRALADVFALPAPPKLDAKGKPIPVPPPAPNAPPPVPLVRAGDQLPGFAMLRDDGSTSCGNWIYSGCWGPTGNLTARRDTADPTGLGVFPGWGFSWPANRRILYNRASADKDGKPWDPSRRYLAWNGKSWAGGADVPDMRPDAAPDQNVGAFIMNPEGVARLYAVGMNEGPFPEHYEPFENPVGVNLMCPTNPKAVSNPAARVYKGDLEAFGKKEEFPYAATTYRLTEHLHFWTKHSTSNAVVQPAPFIEIGEDLAKEKGIKQGNMVKVRSNRGEILAACVVTKRMKAMDVNGKKVHHVGIPIHWGFKGVTQNGYLANALTPFVGDANSQTPEFKAFLVNIEKVA, encoded by the coding sequence ATGGACATGAACCGGAGAAGCTTCCTCCGGGTCAGTGGAGCGGGGCTGGTCGGATCCAGCCTCGTCGCGTTGGGTTTTTCACCCACGGCCGCGCTGGCCGAAACGCGAAGCTTCAAGCTGGCCCGCACAACTGAAACCCGCAGCACGTGCCCGTACTGCTCGGTCAGCTGCGGCTTGGTGATGTACACGCTGGGCGACAAGGCGAAGAACGTCAAGTCGACCATCATCCACATCGAAGGCGACCCCGACCACCCGGTCAACCGCGGCACGCTGTGCCCCAAGGGCGCCGGTGTGATGGACATGATCCAGTCCAAGAACCGTGTGCTCTACCCGCAGGTGCGTGAAGCCGGCGCTGCCGACTGGAAGCGCCTGTCTTGGGAAGACGCGCTCACCCGCGTGGCCAAGCACATGAAGGCCGACCGTGACGCCAACCTGGTGAAGACGGTCGAGAAGGACGGCAAGTCCGTCACCGTCAACCGCTGGAACACCACCGCACTGCTGGTGTCTTCGGCGTCTTCCAATGAATCGGGCTACATCACCGTGAAGACGGCGCGTGGCCTGGGGATGGTTGCACTCGATACACAAGCGCGTATCTGACACGCACCGACGGTGTCCAGTCTGGGCCCGACGTTTGGACGTGGAGCGATGACGAATTCTTGGAACGACATCAAGAATACCGATCTCGTACTCATCATGGGCGGCAATGCCGCAGAAGCGCACCCCTGTGGTTTCAAGTGGGTGACCGAGGCCATGCAGACGCGCAAGGCCAAGCTCATCGTGGTCGACCCGCGCTTCACGCGCAGCGCCGCGGTGGCCGACGTCTATGCGCCCATCCGCGTGGGCACCGACATCGCCTTCCTGGCCGGTGTCATCAACTACCTGTTGTCCAACAACAAGATCCACCTCGACTACGCCAAGCTCAACACCGACATCACCTTCCTGGTGAAGCCGGAATACAAGTACGACAACGGCTTTTTCAGCGGTTACGACGAGACCAAGCGTTCGTACAACAAGGCGAGTTGGGGCTACCAGGTGGGCGAAGACGGCTTCGTCAAGGTCGACGACAGCCTGCAGGACCCGCTGTGCGTGTACCAGCAGATGAAGAAGCACTTCTCGCGCTACACGCCTGAACTGGTCAGCAGCATCACCGGCACGCCCAAGGACCAGTTCCTGAAGATCGCGCAAATGCTGGGTGAGACCTCGGCGGTCGACAAGGTGATGACGATCTGCTATGCGCTCGGCTGGACCCAGCACACGGTGGGCAGCCAGAACATCCGCACCATGGCCATGATCCAGCTGCTGCTGGGCAACATGGGCCGGCCGGGCGGTGGCGTCAACGCGCTGCGCGGCCACGCCAACGTGCAGGGCATCACCGACATGTGTGCCTACTCCGAAGTGTTGTCGGGATACCTGAGTGCACCCACCGATGCGGACGTCGACCGTGAGACCTACCTGACGGCGCGCACCGGCAAGCCGCTGCGTCCGGGTCAGATGGCCTTCACGCAGAACTTTCCCAAGTGGCACACCAGCCTGATGAAGGCCTACTACGGGGACAAGGCCACGGCGGACAACCAGTTCGCCTACGACTGGATTCCGAAGCGCGACACGGCCTACGACATCATGGCCATCTTCGAGCGCATGCACCAGGGCAAGGTCAACGGCTTTCTCGTGCAGGGCTTCAACCCGCTGGCGGCGGTGCCCAACAAGAAGAAGCTGTCGGCCGCCATGGCCAAGCTGAAGTACCTGGTGGTGATGGACCCGCTGGAGACCGAGACCAGCGAGTTCTGGAAGAATTTCGGCCCGCTGAACGACGTGGACCCGGCGAAGATCGCGACCGAGGTCTTCCGCTTCCCCACCAGCTGCTTTGCCGAAGAGACCGGCACCTTCACCAACAGCAGCCGCGTGATCAACTGGAAGGAAAAGGCCGTCGACCCGCCGGGCGAAGCCAAGACCGACAGCGAGATCATGGCGCGCCTCTTCGTCAAGCTGCGTGGCATGTACGCCAAGGACGGCGGCACACTGCCTGAGCCCATCGCGGCGCTGGCCTGGCCCTACATCAACGCCAACGTGCCCCAGCCGGGCGAGGTCCTGCGCGAGATCAACGGCAGGGCATTGGCCGATGTGTTTGCGCTGCCCGCACCGCCGAAGCTGGACGCCAAGGGCAAGCCCATTCCGGTGCCGCCGCCGGCACCCAACGCGCCGCCGCCAGTGCCGTTGGTCAGGGCCGGCGACCAGTTGCCAGGCTTTGCCATGCTGCGCGACGACGGCAGCACCAGCTGCGGCAACTGGATCTATTCCGGCTGCTGGGGCCCCACGGGCAACCTCACCGCACGGCGCGACACCGCCGACCCCACGGGCCTGGGCGTGTTCCCGGGCTGGGGCTTCTCGTGGCCGGCCAACCGCCGCATCCTCTACAACCGCGCCAGCGCGGACAAGGACGGCAAGCCCTGGGATCCGAGCCGCAGGTACCTGGCCTGGAACGGCAAGAGCTGGGCAGGCGGTGCCGACGTGCCCGACATGCGCCCCGACGCCGCGCCCGACCAGAACGTGGGCGCCTTCATCATGAACCCCGAAGGCGTGGCCAGGCTGTACGCCGTGGGCATGAACGAAGGCCCGTTCCCCGAGCACTACGAGCCTTTCGAGAACCCTGTGGGCGTCAACCTGATGTGCCCCACCAACCCCAAGGCCGTGAGCAACCCCGCCGCGCGTGTCTACAAGGGTGACCTGGAAGCCTTTGGCAAGAAGGAGGAGTTCCCGTACGCGGCCACCACCTACCGCTTGACCGAGCACCTGCATTTCTGGACCAAGCATTCGACGAGCAACGCCGTCGTGCAGCCGGCGCCCTTCATCGAAATCGGTGAAGACCTGGCCAAGGAAAAAGGCATCAAGCAGGGCAACATGGTCAAGGTCCGCAGCAATCGAGGCGAGATCCTGGCGGCCTGCGTGGTGACCAAGCGCATGAAGGCCATGGACGTGAACGGCAAGAAAGTCCACCACGTGGGCATCCCCATCCACTGGGGCTTCAAGGGCGTGACGCAGAACGGCTACCTGGCCAATGCACTGACCCCCTTTGTCGGCGACGCCAACTCGCAGACGCCGGAGTTCAAGGCGTTCCTGGTCAACATCGAGAAGGTGGCCTGA